In a genomic window of Primulina huaijiensis isolate GDHJ02 chromosome 10, ASM1229523v2, whole genome shotgun sequence:
- the LOC140985607 gene encoding uncharacterized protein: MPVKPTVALRAMLVGGIAAFAKIGGAMKAAGGVKIGAAAAAVTAAATAAVSGPKPDQKDSSVQSSK, from the coding sequence ATGCCGGTAAAACCGACAGTTGCACTTAGAGCTATGCTTGTGGGAGGAATCGCTGCATTTGCTAAAATCGGAGGTGCAATGAAAGCTGCAGGTGGAGTGAAAATCGGAGCCGCAGCAGCTGCTGTGACTGCTGCAGCAACTGCTGCCGTATCCGGCCCAAAACCAGATCAAAAGGATTCTTCTGTGCAATCTTCCAAATGA